One window of the Magnolia sinica isolate HGM2019 chromosome 19, MsV1, whole genome shotgun sequence genome contains the following:
- the LOC131234638 gene encoding pentatricopeptide repeat-containing protein At1g64583, mitochondrial-like, whose translation MSSRRAAAAAAQKGKTLSSPASIEITISALDSKITENKIPTPTQFNHLVNDLFNSIRAGAFVRFEDAAGLFNWIPSDIYTWNILLNCSCRLNGIGSGFAILSNILKRGHEPNLVTLATFIKGFCMEGRIGEASSFFLKTVEMGYPYNVVSFGILIDGLCKSGNNGMTLGLLRKMEKGEGKCSPNSVVYTQPVSS comes from the exons ATGTCGTCGAGAAGAGCTGCCGCTGCCGCTGCTCAAAAGGGTAAAACTCTCTCCTCTCCAGCTTCTATTGAAATTACCATTTctgcccttgattctaaaatcACAGAGAACAAGATCCCGACTCCAACCCAATTCAACCATTTGGTGAATGATCTATTCAATTCGATTCGAGCCGGTGCTTTTGTGAGGTTTGAAGATGCAGCGGGCCTCTTCAATT GGATCCCATCCGATATCTATACATGGAACATTCTTCTCAATTGTTCCTGCCGCTTGAATGGCATCGGTTCTGGTTTTGCTATTCTCAGCAACATCCTGAAACGTGGCCATGAGCCGAATCTCGTGACTCTGGCTACTTTTATTAAGGGGTTTTGTATGGAAGGGCGGATTGGGGAAGCGAGTAGTTTCTTTCTGAAGACGGTAGAAATGGGATATCCTTATAATGTGGTGTCGTTCGGGATACTAATTGACGGTCTTTGCAAGTCGGGGAACAATGGAATGACTCTTGGGTTGCTTCGGAAAATGGAGAAGGGAGAGGGTAAATGTAGTCCTAACTCTGTTGTTtatactcaacctgtcagtagctaa